One part of the Methylobacterium terrae genome encodes these proteins:
- a CDS encoding 3'(2'),5'-bisphosphate nucleotidase CysQ family protein, whose amino-acid sequence MTPTLALDTVPNPSERDAIALRLAGIAAVAGVILRQYELGGCRHHLKPDGSPTSQADLAAEAQIVADLARDFPGIPVIAEETAAEAAPAALFFLVDPLDGTKDFLKGTGEYTVNIALVAGERPVAAALAAPALARLWAAGAHALEAPIVEGRPGDFRAVAARPVPPEGMTALVSRSHGEAADEACLAGLPVGARRGVSSALKFGLLACGEGDVYVRCGPTMEWDTAAGDHILTQAGGCLVGPDGRALGYGRRPGQYRNGPFAAFGDPSQAAGAVLPTTGPARS is encoded by the coding sequence ATGACACCGACCCTGGCACTCGACACCGTGCCCAATCCCTCCGAGCGCGACGCCATCGCGCTCCGGCTCGCCGGGATCGCCGCCGTCGCCGGCGTGATCCTGAGGCAGTACGAGCTCGGCGGCTGCCGCCACCACCTCAAGCCGGACGGCTCGCCGACGAGCCAGGCCGACCTCGCCGCCGAGGCGCAGATCGTCGCCGATCTCGCCCGCGACTTTCCCGGCATCCCGGTGATCGCCGAGGAGACCGCCGCCGAGGCCGCTCCCGCCGCCCTGTTCTTCCTGGTCGATCCCCTCGACGGGACCAAGGACTTCCTCAAGGGCACCGGCGAGTACACGGTCAACATCGCGCTCGTCGCCGGCGAGCGCCCGGTCGCGGCGGCGCTCGCCGCCCCGGCCCTCGCCCGGCTCTGGGCCGCCGGCGCGCACGCCCTCGAGGCACCGATCGTCGAGGGCCGGCCGGGGGACTTCCGGGCGGTCGCGGCGCGGCCCGTGCCGCCCGAGGGCATGACGGCGCTCGTCAGCCGCAGCCACGGCGAGGCGGCGGACGAGGCGTGCCTCGCCGGGTTGCCCGTCGGCGCGCGGCGCGGGGTGTCCTCGGCGCTCAAGTTCGGGCTCCTCGCCTGCGGCGAGGGCGACGTCTACGTCCGCTGCGGCCCGACGATGGAATGGGATACGGCCGCGGGCGACCACATCCTGACCCAGGCCGGCGGCTGCCTGGTCGGACCCGACGGGCGCGCCCTCGGTTACGGCCGCCGGCCCGGCCAGTACCGCAACGGTCCCTTCGCGGCCTTCGGCGACCCGTCGCAGGCCGCCGGCGCCGTGCTGCCGACGACGGGCCCGGCCCGGTCCTGA
- the lptM gene encoding LPS translocon maturation chaperone LptM, whose product MFRTRTLVLLGLIALSAAACGRRGPLEPPPAAAPAAQPSTGKPQAGVPGSGARPKTGAAAVNTLPGGVGLAAGGAAPDAEDELPSAAVAAPTGIPAPTESSSRRRKGYVIPREPFPLDPLL is encoded by the coding sequence GTGTTCCGTACCCGTACCCTCGTCCTCCTCGGCCTGATCGCCCTCTCGGCCGCCGCCTGCGGGCGGCGCGGTCCGCTCGAGCCGCCGCCCGCGGCGGCACCGGCGGCCCAGCCGTCGACCGGCAAGCCGCAGGCGGGCGTGCCGGGCAGCGGAGCCCGGCCGAAGACCGGGGCCGCCGCGGTCAACACGCTGCCGGGCGGCGTCGGGCTCGCGGCGGGCGGGGCGGCCCCCGACGCCGAGGACGAGCTGCCCTCCGCCGCCGTCGCGGCCCCGACCGGGATTCCGGCCCCGACCGAGTCCTCCTCGCGCCGCCGCAAGGGCTACGTGATCCCCCGGGAGCCCTTCCCCCTCGACCCGCTGCTCTGA
- the chpT gene encoding histidine phosphotransferase ChpT, producing MTTVTLDALDLSALLCSRVCHDVISPVGAIVNGLEVLEDEDSAEMRDFALDLIRKSARQASARLQFARIAFGAAGSAGASIDLADAENVSRGMFGDEKTQLTWSAPRALFPKNKVKLLLNLVVIAVTAIPRGGVIDVAVTGEGEAPVFVLTAKGAYARIPPHVEALIAGEPESGTVDAHAIQPFYAGLVARAAGMAVRFSIQGDTVTIRAETAGPGEDVEPEAETEV from the coding sequence ATGACCACCGTCACCCTCGACGCCCTCGACCTCTCGGCGCTGCTCTGCTCGCGGGTCTGCCACGACGTCATCAGCCCCGTCGGCGCCATCGTGAACGGCCTCGAGGTGCTGGAGGACGAGGACAGCGCCGAGATGCGCGACTTCGCCCTCGACCTGATCCGCAAGAGCGCCCGCCAGGCCTCCGCCCGGCTGCAATTCGCCCGCATCGCCTTCGGGGCGGCGGGTTCGGCGGGCGCCAGCATCGACCTCGCCGACGCCGAGAACGTGTCGCGCGGCATGTTCGGCGACGAGAAGACCCAGCTGACCTGGAGCGCGCCGCGGGCGCTGTTCCCGAAGAACAAGGTCAAGCTGCTCCTCAACCTCGTGGTCATCGCCGTGACGGCGATCCCCCGCGGCGGCGTCATCGACGTCGCGGTCACCGGCGAGGGCGAGGCGCCGGTCTTCGTCCTCACCGCCAAGGGCGCCTATGCCCGCATCCCGCCCCACGTCGAGGCGCTGATCGCCGGGGAGCCCGAGAGCGGCACCGTCGACGCCCACGCGATCCAGCCGTTCTATGCCGGCCTCGTCGCCCGCGCCGCCGGGATGGCCGTGCGGTTCTCGATTCAAGGCGACACGGTGACGATCCGGGCCGAGACCGCCGGACCCGGCGAGGACGTCGAGCCCGAGGCCGAGACCGAAGTCTGA
- a CDS encoding hybrid sensor histidine kinase/response regulator: MDDLLREFLTESGEHLDTVDLELVRFEQDPNNQTILRNIFRLVHTIKGTCGFLGLPRLEALAHAAETLMGKFRDGMPVTSPAVSLILQTLDRIKLILAELERTGAEPAGIDEDLIGALERMSEEPAPAPEPVPVATPVAAPSASGTLVPQILERALKPGEVSLDDLERAFRDTPGPEAEFAAPAPLPAPEPVRPEPAPAETRRAEPARSDAPRAEAARGEAPRPEQPAADGDGAPVGKVQTIRVNVDTLEHLMTMVSELVLTRNQLLEIARRHEDGNYKVPLQRLSHVTAELQEGVMKTRMQPIGSAWQKLPRVVRDLSSELGKKIDLVMQGAETELDRQVLEVIKDPLTHMVRNSADHGIESGLERKAAGKPDKGTIRLNAFHEGGTITIEIADDGKGLDLSAIRRKAVERGVATEAEVERMTDAQVAKFIFHAGFSTAKAVTSVSGRGVGMDVVKTNIELIGGTIDIQTQLGRGTTFTIKIPLTLAIVAALIVSAREQRFAIPQVSVLELVRVQPGTDHAVERINGSPVLRLRDRLLPIVPVAGMLGLDAADAPASGDEGFVVVSQVGRQRFGILVDGVFHTEEIVVKPMSSKLRHIPLFSGNTILGDGAVVLIIDPNGVAKMVGSGTASGQPGEVEAEAEGEENGADQAVTLLVFKGGGDSLKAVPLSLVTRLEEIDAAKIEWVGGRPLIQYRGRLMPLVPADPGQAMKREGAQALVVFSDGERSMGLVVDEIVDIVDEVLDVELVNERSDLIGSAVVRNRATEIVNIAHYLPLAHDDWGQPSHRAVPKAPSVLLVDDSAFFREMLTPVLKAAGFRVTQAGDVAEALRHLDGEAPLDLVVCDLEMPGRSGFDLIEAMRKGGGRLAQMPVVALAGTMAPDAIARARSLGVADCVAKFDRSGLVAAVNEIASAPLDAAA; the protein is encoded by the coding sequence ATGGACGATTTGTTGCGTGAGTTTCTGACAGAATCCGGCGAACACCTGGACACTGTCGACCTCGAACTCGTCCGGTTCGAGCAGGATCCGAACAACCAGACGATCCTGCGCAACATCTTCCGGCTGGTGCACACCATCAAGGGCACCTGCGGCTTCCTCGGCCTGCCGCGCCTCGAGGCGCTGGCCCACGCGGCCGAGACCCTGATGGGCAAGTTCCGCGACGGCATGCCGGTGACGAGCCCGGCCGTCAGCCTGATCCTGCAGACCCTCGACCGGATCAAGCTGATCCTGGCCGAGCTCGAGCGCACCGGCGCCGAGCCCGCGGGCATCGACGAGGACCTGATCGGCGCCCTCGAGCGCATGTCCGAGGAGCCGGCGCCCGCTCCCGAGCCCGTGCCGGTCGCGACCCCGGTCGCAGCCCCCTCGGCCTCCGGAACCCTGGTGCCGCAGATTCTCGAGCGGGCCCTGAAGCCCGGCGAGGTCTCCCTCGACGACCTCGAGCGCGCCTTCCGCGACACGCCCGGCCCCGAGGCCGAGTTCGCGGCGCCCGCCCCGCTGCCGGCCCCCGAGCCGGTCCGTCCCGAGCCCGCGCCGGCCGAGACCCGCCGCGCGGAGCCCGCGCGCTCGGACGCCCCGCGCGCCGAAGCGGCGCGCGGCGAGGCCCCCCGGCCCGAGCAGCCCGCCGCCGATGGCGACGGCGCCCCGGTCGGCAAGGTGCAGACGATCCGGGTGAACGTCGACACCCTCGAGCACCTGATGACCATGGTGTCCGAGCTGGTGCTGACCCGCAACCAGCTCCTCGAGATCGCCCGCCGGCACGAGGACGGCAACTACAAGGTGCCGCTGCAGCGGCTCTCCCACGTCACCGCCGAGCTGCAGGAGGGGGTGATGAAGACCCGCATGCAGCCGATCGGCTCGGCCTGGCAGAAGCTGCCGCGGGTGGTGCGCGACCTGTCGTCGGAACTCGGCAAGAAGATCGACCTGGTGATGCAGGGCGCCGAGACCGAGCTCGACCGCCAGGTGCTCGAGGTCATCAAGGACCCGCTCACCCACATGGTGCGCAACTCGGCCGATCACGGCATCGAGTCGGGCCTGGAGCGCAAGGCCGCCGGCAAGCCCGACAAGGGGACGATCCGCCTCAACGCCTTCCACGAGGGCGGCACGATCACGATCGAGATCGCCGACGACGGCAAGGGCCTCGACCTGTCGGCGATCCGCCGCAAGGCGGTCGAGCGCGGTGTCGCGACCGAGGCCGAGGTCGAGCGGATGACCGACGCCCAGGTGGCGAAGTTCATCTTCCACGCCGGCTTCTCGACCGCGAAGGCCGTCACCTCGGTCTCCGGCCGCGGCGTCGGCATGGACGTGGTGAAGACCAACATCGAGCTGATCGGCGGCACGATCGACATCCAGACCCAGCTCGGGCGTGGCACCACCTTCACGATCAAGATCCCGCTGACGCTGGCGATCGTCGCGGCGCTGATCGTGTCGGCCCGAGAGCAGCGCTTCGCGATCCCGCAGGTCTCGGTGCTGGAACTGGTGCGGGTGCAGCCCGGCACCGACCACGCGGTGGAGCGCATCAACGGCTCGCCGGTGCTGCGCCTGCGCGACCGGCTGCTGCCGATCGTGCCGGTCGCCGGCATGCTCGGCCTCGACGCCGCCGACGCCCCGGCCTCCGGCGACGAGGGCTTCGTGGTGGTGAGCCAGGTCGGGCGCCAGCGCTTCGGCATCCTGGTCGACGGTGTCTTCCACACGGAGGAGATCGTCGTGAAGCCGATGTCCTCCAAGCTCCGCCACATCCCGCTGTTCTCGGGCAACACCATCCTGGGCGACGGGGCGGTGGTGCTGATCATCGACCCCAACGGGGTCGCCAAGATGGTCGGCTCCGGCACGGCGAGCGGCCAGCCCGGCGAGGTCGAGGCGGAGGCCGAGGGCGAGGAGAACGGGGCCGATCAGGCGGTGACGCTGCTCGTGTTCAAGGGCGGCGGCGATTCGCTCAAGGCGGTGCCGCTCTCGCTGGTGACGCGCCTCGAGGAGATCGACGCGGCCAAGATCGAGTGGGTCGGCGGGCGCCCGCTGATCCAGTATCGCGGCCGCCTGATGCCGCTCGTCCCGGCCGATCCGGGCCAGGCGATGAAGCGCGAGGGCGCCCAGGCGCTGGTGGTGTTCTCCGACGGCGAGCGCTCGATGGGCCTCGTGGTCGACGAGATCGTCGACATCGTCGACGAGGTGCTGGACGTCGAGCTGGTCAACGAGCGCTCCGACCTGATCGGCTCGGCGGTGGTGCGCAACCGGGCGACCGAGATCGTCAACATCGCCCATTACCTGCCGCTCGCCCACGACGATTGGGGCCAGCCCTCGCACCGCGCGGTGCCGAAGGCCCCGAGCGTGCTCCTCGTCGACGACTCGGCCTTCTTCCGCGAGATGCTGACCCCGGTGCTCAAGGCGGCGGGCTTCCGCGTCACCCAGGCCGGCGACGTGGCCGAGGCCCTGCGCCACCTCGACGGCGAGGCCCCGCTCGACCTCGTGGTCTGCGACCTCGAGATGCCGGGCCGCTCGGGCTTCGACCTCATCGAGGCGATGCGCAAGGGCGGAGGCCGCCTCGCGCAGATGCCCGTGGTGGCGCTCGCCGGCACGATGGCGCCGGACGCCATCGCCCGCGCCCGGTCGCTCGGCGTCGCCGATTGCGTGGCGAAGTTCGACCGCTCCGGCCTCGTCGCGGCGGTCAACGAGATCGCCAGCGCGCCCCTCGACGCCGCGGCGTGA
- a CDS encoding protein-glutamate methylesterase/protein-glutamine glutaminase, producing MAASAAPSAPSPSAGPRIRVLVADDSVVVRGLVSRWLEEAGCEIVGTASNGRIALDALDRVQPDIVLLDIEMPELDGTQALPRMLAKRPGLQVVMMSTLTQRNAEISLRCLALGAIDYLPKPEGNRGVTTQASFREDLVQKIRMLGADLRNRPRAKPPASLDRPGLPERPAVVAPVPAPRPAAAPVSVRPRPLRTSPPRCLLVGASTGGPRAVGEVLEGIGAATLKRVPILIVQHMPPVFTAVFAEHLGARIGLPAAEAKHGEPVRPGVVYVAPGGRHMGLSGTAAEAVIQLNDGPPVNFCRPAVDVMFRDAAEVYGAATLSVVLTGMGSDGTKGAKALVDAGGTMLAQDEATSTVWGMPGSLVRAGYAHEILPLPAIGPALRAALAGPGGH from the coding sequence ATGGCCGCATCCGCCGCGCCCTCCGCCCCGTCCCCGAGCGCCGGACCGCGCATCCGCGTCCTCGTCGCCGACGATTCCGTCGTGGTCCGCGGCCTGGTCTCGCGCTGGCTCGAGGAGGCCGGCTGCGAGATCGTCGGCACCGCCTCGAACGGCCGCATCGCCCTCGACGCCCTCGACCGGGTCCAGCCCGACATCGTGCTCCTCGACATCGAGATGCCGGAGCTCGACGGCACCCAGGCCCTGCCCCGGATGCTGGCCAAGCGCCCCGGGCTCCAGGTCGTGATGATGTCGACCCTGACCCAGCGCAACGCCGAGATCTCGCTCCGCTGCCTGGCGCTCGGCGCCATCGACTACCTGCCCAAGCCCGAGGGCAACCGCGGCGTCACGACCCAGGCGAGCTTCCGCGAGGACCTGGTCCAGAAGATCCGGATGCTCGGCGCCGACCTGCGCAACCGGCCGCGGGCGAAGCCCCCCGCGTCGCTCGATCGCCCCGGCCTGCCCGAGCGCCCGGCGGTCGTCGCCCCGGTCCCGGCGCCGCGGCCCGCTGCTGCCCCGGTGAGCGTGCGCCCGCGCCCGTTGCGCACCAGCCCGCCGCGCTGCCTCCTCGTCGGCGCCTCGACCGGCGGTCCCCGCGCGGTGGGGGAGGTGCTCGAGGGCATCGGCGCCGCGACCCTGAAGCGCGTGCCGATCCTGATCGTCCAGCACATGCCGCCGGTCTTCACCGCCGTCTTCGCCGAGCACCTCGGCGCCCGGATCGGCCTGCCGGCGGCCGAGGCCAAGCACGGCGAGCCGGTGCGGCCGGGCGTCGTCTACGTCGCCCCGGGCGGGCGCCACATGGGGCTGTCGGGCACCGCTGCCGAAGCGGTCATCCAGCTCAACGACGGCCCGCCGGTCAATTTCTGCCGGCCGGCGGTCGACGTGATGTTCCGCGACGCGGCCGAGGTCTACGGCGCCGCCACCCTCTCGGTGGTGCTCACCGGCATGGGCTCGGACGGCACCAAGGGCGCCAAGGCCCTGGTCGATGCCGGCGGGACCATGCTGGCCCAGGACGAGGCGACCTCGACGGTCTGGGGCATGCCCGGCAGCCTGGTGCGGGCCGGCTACGCCCACGAGATCCTGCCGCTTCCCGCCATCGGGCCGGCCCTGCGCGCCGCGCTCGCCGGCCCGGGCGGACACTGA
- a CDS encoding chemotaxis protein CheW, with the protein MMAANTNTAGTPSPSTGETTDYVTVLLGDELFGLPIDRVHDVFIATNLTDVPLAPPEIKGLLNLRGRVVTALCLRRRLGLPDRTGDGRNMAVGLEHGGEAYGLLVDQVGEVMKLSVDTYEPNPVHLDTRWRAVSRGVHRLDGRLLIILDVEAVLAFGDERPTASAA; encoded by the coding sequence ATGATGGCCGCCAACACCAACACCGCCGGCACGCCTTCGCCGTCCACCGGCGAGACCACCGACTACGTCACCGTGCTGCTCGGCGACGAGCTGTTCGGCCTGCCGATCGACCGGGTGCACGACGTCTTCATCGCCACCAACCTCACCGACGTCCCCCTGGCGCCGCCGGAGATCAAGGGCCTGCTCAACCTGCGCGGCCGGGTCGTGACGGCCCTGTGCCTGCGCCGGCGCCTCGGCCTGCCCGACCGGACCGGCGACGGCCGCAACATGGCGGTGGGCCTGGAGCACGGTGGCGAGGCCTACGGCCTGCTCGTCGACCAGGTCGGCGAGGTGATGAAGCTCTCCGTCGACACCTACGAGCCGAACCCGGTCCATCTCGACACCCGCTGGCGCGCGGTCTCGCGCGGGGTGCACCGCCTCGACGGGCGCCTGCTGATCATCCTCGACGTCGAGGCGGTGCTGGCCTTCGGCGACGAGCGCCCGACGGCCAGCGCGGCCTGA
- a CDS encoding DUF1134 domain-containing protein has protein sequence MLSASSASKSRPESSRPESSRPASTSRPASSGRGSGTSRQAPSLPRRRLLAALLAAPLALAALPDPAAAQRRGGPGDPGTFQPREIIDSGHQFFGSVSRGLALTVQEATRRWGEPNGYILGQEASGAIIGGVRFGEGTLFTRNAGQRKVYWQGPSLGFDVGGDGARSMMLVYNLPRVDALYRRFVGMDGSAYVVGGFGMSAVTADNIVVVPIRAGVGARFGINVGYLKFTDAPTWNPF, from the coding sequence ATGCTCTCAGCCTCCTCCGCCTCCAAGTCCCGACCAGAGTCGTCCCGGCCAGAGTCGTCCCGGCCGGCCTCCACATCCCGGCCGGCATCGTCCGGCAGGGGATCCGGGACCTCCCGGCAGGCGCCCAGCCTCCCGCGCCGGCGCCTCCTCGCGGCCCTCCTCGCCGCGCCCCTGGCGCTCGCCGCCCTCCCCGATCCCGCCGCGGCGCAGCGGCGCGGCGGGCCCGGCGACCCGGGCACGTTCCAGCCGCGGGAGATCATCGATTCGGGCCACCAGTTCTTCGGCTCGGTCTCGCGCGGCCTCGCCCTGACGGTGCAGGAGGCGACGCGCCGCTGGGGCGAGCCCAACGGCTACATCCTCGGCCAGGAGGCCTCCGGCGCGATCATCGGCGGCGTGCGCTTCGGCGAGGGGACGCTGTTCACCCGCAATGCCGGCCAGCGCAAGGTGTACTGGCAGGGCCCGTCGCTGGGCTTCGACGTCGGCGGCGACGGCGCCCGCAGCATGATGCTGGTCTACAACCTGCCGCGGGTCGACGCGCTCTACCGCCGCTTCGTCGGCATGGACGGCTCGGCCTACGTGGTCGGCGGCTTCGGCATGTCGGCGGTCACCGCCGACAACATCGTGGTGGTGCCGATCCGGGCCGGGGTCGGCGCGCGCTTCGGGATCAACGTCGGCTACCTCAAATTCACCGACGCGCCGACCTGGAACCCGTTCTGA
- a CDS encoding response regulator translates to MRTFLIVDDSAVIRKVARRIIEGLGFRVAEAEDGREAVEQCRSAMPDAILLDWNMPNMDGYDFLRALRRLPSGDHPKVLFCTIENDVASIARALHAGADEYIMKPFDKDIMTAKLQAVGLA, encoded by the coding sequence ATGAGAACCTTCCTGATCGTCGACGACTCGGCGGTGATCCGCAAGGTGGCGCGCCGGATCATCGAGGGGCTGGGCTTCCGGGTCGCGGAGGCCGAGGACGGCCGCGAGGCGGTCGAGCAGTGCCGGTCGGCCATGCCGGACGCGATCCTGCTCGACTGGAACATGCCCAACATGGACGGGTACGACTTCCTGCGCGCCCTGCGGCGGCTGCCGTCGGGCGACCATCCGAAGGTGCTGTTCTGCACCATCGAGAACGACGTCGCGTCGATCGCCCGCGCGCTCCACGCCGGCGCCGACGAGTACATCATGAAGCCCTTCGACAAGGACATCATGACCGCCAAGCTCCAGGCGGTCGGTCTCGCCTGA
- a CDS encoding hybrid sensor histidine kinase/response regulator has protein sequence MSLSTVRLHQLLVAAAFLVPCVVLVGAAWWNRAEVLREEDSAVVRTAAVMHEHASKVFDTAELAMDRVDDYVFDRSWSQISASATGGFLASLKAPLAQARAVWVVDPKGRIEASSREGDLGRDLAERDIFSVHRPRDIGIYVSPAVREADGSTAFMVSRRRSTDDGRFDGVIVIALGTEYFARFYAEVAAPTDHRAMLLRADGAILVREPPGPEVDERLAPADPLLRAIRARPQGGAATGTPPGEAERLYAWRRIGDYPVEVAFSVETAVALDRWYDNLRVYGLVATVSALTLVLMAWLALARARAEQQALSDLKREHAQRLAAENQLRQAQKMEAVGQLTGGIAHDFNNLLAVITGSLELVQRRIARGDTDVGRFIAGALDGTDRAAKLTHRLLAFARQQPLEPRPTDPNRLVAGMVDLLRRTLGETVRVETRLMADPPAVFVDQNQLENAILNLAVNARDAMPGGGRLALETAHGTLADGTAAVCVTVRDTGTGMPPEVVARAFEPFFTTKPQGRGTGLGLSQVYGFVTQSGGRVRIDSQPGQGTAIELTLPVSRDGIPVESAARGRLAATVPGRSRQTVLVVEDDAAVRLASAETIGELGYRTLTAPDGAAALATLDSEGDVTVLFTDVVMPGIDGPTLAAEARRRRPDLRVIFATGHPRDEAQEGPQPAPGETVLRKPFTIEALAEALEAASRAEASA, from the coding sequence GTGAGCCTTTCGACGGTGCGGCTGCACCAGCTCCTCGTCGCAGCGGCTTTCCTGGTGCCGTGCGTCGTCCTGGTGGGCGCGGCGTGGTGGAACCGGGCCGAGGTCCTGCGGGAAGAGGACAGCGCCGTGGTCCGCACCGCGGCGGTGATGCACGAGCACGCCTCGAAGGTGTTCGACACCGCCGAGCTGGCGATGGACCGGGTCGACGACTACGTCTTCGACCGCAGCTGGAGCCAGATCTCGGCCAGCGCCACCGGCGGCTTCCTGGCGAGCCTGAAGGCGCCGCTCGCCCAGGCCCGGGCGGTGTGGGTGGTCGATCCGAAGGGAAGGATCGAGGCCTCGAGCCGCGAGGGCGACCTCGGACGCGACCTCGCGGAGCGGGACATCTTCTCGGTCCACCGCCCGCGCGACATCGGCATCTACGTCAGCCCCGCCGTGCGGGAGGCCGACGGCTCGACCGCCTTCATGGTCAGCCGCCGACGCTCGACCGACGACGGGCGCTTCGACGGCGTGATCGTGATCGCCCTCGGCACCGAGTACTTCGCCCGCTTCTACGCCGAGGTCGCCGCGCCGACCGACCACCGGGCGATGCTCCTGCGCGCCGACGGCGCGATCCTGGTGCGCGAGCCGCCGGGCCCGGAGGTCGACGAGCGGCTGGCGCCGGCCGATCCCCTGCTGCGGGCGATCCGCGCCCGGCCGCAGGGCGGGGCGGCCACCGGCACCCCGCCCGGCGAGGCCGAGCGGCTCTACGCCTGGCGCCGCATCGGCGACTACCCGGTCGAGGTCGCGTTCTCGGTCGAGACCGCGGTCGCCCTCGACCGCTGGTACGACAACCTGCGGGTCTACGGCCTCGTCGCCACCGTGTCGGCCCTGACCCTGGTGCTGATGGCCTGGCTGGCGCTCGCCCGGGCCCGGGCCGAGCAGCAGGCGCTCTCCGACCTCAAGCGCGAGCACGCCCAGCGGCTGGCCGCCGAGAACCAGCTGCGCCAGGCGCAGAAGATGGAGGCGGTGGGCCAGCTCACGGGCGGCATCGCCCACGACTTCAACAACCTGCTCGCGGTGATCACCGGCTCGCTCGAGCTGGTCCAGCGCCGCATCGCCCGGGGCGATACCGATGTCGGCCGTTTCATCGCCGGCGCCCTCGACGGAACCGACCGGGCGGCGAAGCTCACCCACCGCCTCCTCGCCTTCGCCCGCCAGCAACCGCTCGAGCCGCGCCCGACCGACCCGAACCGCCTCGTGGCCGGCATGGTCGACCTGCTGCGGCGGACGCTGGGCGAGACCGTGCGGGTCGAGACCCGGCTGATGGCCGATCCGCCGGCGGTGTTCGTCGACCAGAACCAGCTCGAGAACGCGATCCTGAACCTCGCGGTCAATGCCCGCGACGCGATGCCGGGCGGCGGGCGGCTCGCCCTCGAGACCGCCCACGGCACCCTCGCGGACGGTACGGCGGCGGTCTGCGTCACGGTGCGCGACACCGGCACCGGCATGCCGCCCGAGGTCGTCGCCCGGGCCTTCGAGCCGTTCTTCACCACCAAACCGCAGGGGCGCGGCACGGGTCTCGGCCTGAGCCAGGTCTACGGATTCGTCACCCAGTCCGGCGGGCGCGTGCGCATCGACAGCCAGCCGGGGCAGGGCACCGCGATCGAGCTGACGCTGCCGGTGAGCCGGGACGGTATCCCCGTCGAATCCGCCGCACGCGGGCGTCTTGCCGCCACGGTGCCCGGCCGGTCGCGGCAGACCGTCCTGGTGGTCGAGGACGACGCGGCGGTGCGGCTGGCCAGCGCCGAGACGATCGGCGAACTCGGCTACCGCACCCTGACGGCCCCCGACGGGGCGGCGGCGCTCGCCACTCTCGACAGCGAGGGCGACGTGACGGTGCTGTTCACCGACGTGGTGATGCCGGGCATCGACGGGCCGACGCTGGCGGCCGAGGCGCGCCGCCGGCGGCCCGACCTGCGGGTGATCTTCGCCACCGGCCATCCCCGGGACGAGGCGCAGGAAGGACCCCAGCCGGCGCCCGGCGAGACGGTGTTGCGCAAGCCCTTCACCATCGAGGCCCTGGCCGAGGCCCTCGAGGCCGCGAGCCGGGCCGAAGCCTCGGCGTGA
- a CDS encoding 3',5'-cyclic-nucleotide phosphodiesterase, which translates to MSLALLTAGSLMLLAAPASAQRDDPNLKKYCTGDYMTYCGNLPPESPEVDRCFEKNMKKISVNCKRAIDYYEQTHKK; encoded by the coding sequence ATGTCGCTCGCCCTCCTGACCGCCGGCAGCCTGATGCTGCTCGCCGCACCGGCCTCGGCCCAGCGGGACGACCCCAACCTGAAGAAGTACTGCACCGGCGACTACATGACCTATTGCGGCAACCTGCCGCCGGAGAGCCCCGAGGTCGACCGCTGCTTCGAAAAGAACATGAAGAAGATCTCGGTCAATTGTAAGCGCGCCATCGACTACTACGAGCAGACGCACAAGAAGTAG